Proteins encoded by one window of Homo sapiens chromosome 10, GRCh38.p14 Primary Assembly:
- the INSYN2A gene encoding inhibitory synaptic factor 2A isoform X3 translates to MVSKDTGKCILTTSESEVEPAACLALEMKYALDPNRQIKKRNKALQVRFKDICEAQNEQRDTQLSSGQLGEKREAKPVSCRAAYRKYMTVPARRSIPNVTKSTGVQTSPDLKKCYQTFPLDRKKGNLKSLPAADPFKSQNNGFLTDAKEKNEAGPMEEARPCGAGRVHKTTALVFHSNQHMNTVDQPLGVNCTEPCKSPEPLSYGEAALQNSTRPPSEEPDYQLLGRAKQDRGRPNSEEPAPPALRRVFKTEVATVYAPALSARAPEPGLSDSAAASQWSLCPADDERRRATHLNGLQAPSETALACSPPMQCLSPECSEQPSQTHTPPGLGNQPSPTAVAAGEECQRIVPHTEVVDLKAQLQMMENLISSSQETIKVLLGVIQELEKGEAHREGYVCSPMS, encoded by the coding sequence ATGGTCAGTAAGGACACCGGCAAATGCATACTCACAACGTCGGAGAGTGAAGTGGAACCCGCCGCCTGCCTGGCCCTGGAGATGAAATACGCCCTGGACCCCAACCGGCAGATTAAAAAACGGAACAAAGCCCTGCAGGTGCGGTTTAAGGATATCTGCGAGGCACAGAATGAGCAGAGGGACACACAGCTGTCCTCGGGCCAGCTGGGGGAGAAGCGGGAGGCCAAGCCCGTGTCCTGCAGAGCAGCCTACCGCAAATACATGACAGTGCCCGCACGCAGGTCCATCCCCAACGTCACCAAGAGCACAGGCGTGCAGACCTCGCCCGACCTTAAGAAGTGTTACCAGACGTTCCCTCTGGACCGCAAAAAGGGGAACCTCAAAAGCCTCCCAGCTGCAGATCCCTTTAAAAGCCAAAACAATGGGTTTCTAACAGATGCGAAAGAGAAGAACGAGGCTGGACCCATGGAGGAGGCCCGGCCATGTGGCGCGGGGCGGGTGCACAAGACCACAgccttggttttccattccaacCAACACATGAACACAGTGGACCAGCCTTTGGGGGTCAACTGCACAGAGCCCTGTAAAAGCCCGGAGCCGCTCAGCTATGGAGAAGCTGCGCTCCAAAACTCCACTCGGCCTCCATCCGAAGAGCCCGATTACCAGCTGCTCGGGAGGGCCAAGCAGGACCGGGGGAGGCCAAACTCCGAGGAGCCCGCTCCACCTGCCCTCAGGAGGGTGTTTAAAACGGAGGTTGCCACCGTTTACGCACCTGCCCTCAGTGCCAGGGCCCCCGAGCCTGGTTTGTCAGACTCTGCAGCCGCCAGCCAGTGGTCACTCTGCCCGGCAGATGACGAGCGGAGGAGAGCCACACATCTCAACGGGCTCCAGGCGCCCTCGGAAACTGCCCTGGCCTGCTCACCCCCGATGCAGTGCCTGTCCCCCGAATGTAGTGAGCAGCCGTCGCAGACTCACACCCCGCCGGGGCTGGGGAACCAGCCTAGTCCCACAGCGGTTGCTGCAGGTGAAGAATGCCAACGAATCGTGCCTCATACGGAAGTGGTCGACCTCAAAGCACAACTTCAGATGATGGAGAACTTGATCAGTTCAAGCCAAGAAACCATCAAAGTGCTCTTGGGGGTCATTCAGGAGTTGGAAAAAGGAGAGGCCCATCGGGAAGGGTATGTATGTTCACCCATGTCTTAG